The genomic stretch GCAATCACTTGTATCATTTTTATGCTTCATCGCTTCAAAGAGATTAAAACACACTTCTTCATCCAGAACTCTCACTTTCATTAGACCGTCATCGATATCTATCATCATCCGAGCGGTTTTCATGAAAGGTCCTCCAAGTATTAGAGGTCTGTCATAATCCTCCTCCATCTCAATCACCACAAAATCGACCGAGAAAAAGAACTTATCAACTTTAACTAACAAGTCTTCCGCAATCCCTATAGGATGAGTGGTGGACTTGTCGGCCAATTGCAAAGTCATCCTTGTAGATTTCAACTctatatttccaaatcttttcacAAGAGATAATGgtatcaaattaatgctagaacctaAATCTATCAACCCTTTACCGACATAGACACTTCCAATTATCACCGGTAGAGTAACTTTTCCCGGATCGCTTTCTTTCTTTGGTAGAGTTCTTTGAATTATAGCACTACAACACGAGTTCACGGTTACAACCTCTTGATATTCAAATCTCCTCTTCTTTGTGATAACatctttaataaatttataatacatAGGCATTTGCTCCAAGGCCTTGGAAAATGGAATATTTACTTGCAGCCTTTTAAAAATATCCATGAACCTAGCAAAATGCCTAGCATCATTTTTCTTCGATGGAGCATGGGGATAAGGTAGATTTTGTAATGGTATGAAAgtctcttttttctttcctttctctttttctctctttttctttttctcttctatcTCATGATTTTCTTTCTCAATTAATTATTTCtctctctcattttcaactaagtcaccctcaacatttttttctacttcaatcacttcATCTTTTTCAAATACAACAAACTTTTCCTCAACTACCTCTCCAACCCCCATATCAATAGTTCTACCGCTACGGGTTAGAATAGACTTACAGTGCtctcgaggattttcttgtgtgttGGCCGGAAAGCGACCTTTGTGTTGGTCGGCAAGTTGTTTTGATAATTGACCAACTTGAATTTCAAGATTCTTTATGgccgcatccgtactcttttggcttgcaattgacaattgcatgaattggcttaGAGTGTCCTCCATTGAAAGCTTAGTTTGTTGAGATTGTTGTGGTTGTTGAGGTTATTAATTGTAACTACCTAGATAAGGATTTCGACGATTTGAAGGACCCGAATCCGGtatccatccttgttgataactttgattacctctttgttggtaaccttggttattttgGTAAGGTTGTTGTTTTCGTCCAACGTAGCCTTGATTAGGATTTGaaacataattcacttcttcaccgggtggaggacaaaaactAGTTTGATGATCACCCCTAcataattcacaacacatcacttgTTGATTTTTAGTAGGGATCTCGTGCATCTCTTTAAGTTGTTGAGCGATTTTCAACATTTGTTGAGTAAGCAATTcaacttgttgtgtcaataacttgttttgagcaagtattgcatcattcGTGTTCAACTCAATAACTCTCGGCTTTCTTTGTAATGTACTAAAGTTGTGTTGCCCTTAATGATCATTCGaggccattctatcaatgatagcaactGCTTCTTCAGCACTCTTTGACATCAAAGACCCACCCGCAGTAGCATCTAAAAGTGTTTTCGGTTGTGGTtgaagtccatttctaaagatatggatttgagtcaattcatcaaatccatgCCCTTTGCCTTTTCGAACCATAGATTTGAACCTCTCCCACACTTCATTGAGAGCCTCACTTTGACTTTGTGAGAACACAGAAatggaagttttcgcttccatgaacctctTATGTGGAAAGAACCGATCAAGAAATTTCTCCTCTAACTCGTTCCAGTTAGTCATGACATTGTGTggttgatcaagataccattccttagcttttcctatcaaggaatgaggaaatagtctcttgaacacctgttcttcttcggcCTCCGGAGCACCAATGGTTCCGGCTATCTCATAAAACTTCGTGAGATGAGTGAAAGGATCTTCGTGATCTAATACCGTGAAAGGATTTTGATATaacaattgaagtaaccccgttgtCATCTCGGAGTTCCTTCCATTGTTTTGATCACGAGAAAATTGAGCATTCAAttgagggctattaacacaaggccctcgaggtgGAACAATGCGGATTTTTctgccatttctccctcaactaagttttcaaccggagttgaagaagaagaagattcttgttgttgttttctttccctagctagttgtctccgtcTACGTGTCTTGCTATTCTGTCTACGCGCAGTCCTCTCAAtatcaggatcaaaaaggagttgaactgcaggtacacgtcctcgcataaactctATTCTGAAaagctaaccaagcaaattaacaaaaacaaggaATAAGAACTTATAAATA from Vicia villosa cultivar HV-30 ecotype Madison, WI linkage group LG4, Vvil1.0, whole genome shotgun sequence encodes the following:
- the LOC131597175 gene encoding uncharacterized protein LOC131597175, whose translation is MDIFKRLQVNIPFSKALEQMPMYYKFIKDVITKKRRFEYQEVVTVNSCCSAIIQRTLPKKESDPGKVTLPVIIGSVYVGKGLIDLGSSINLIPLSLVKRFGNIELKSTRMTLQLADKSTTHPIGIAEDLLVKVDKFFFSVDFVVIEMEEDYDRPLILGGPFMKTARMMIDIDDGLMKVRVLDEEVCFNLFEAMKHKNDTSDCFRVDATDEAIMQVKKQSHASTPLERALKMLFKF